A single genomic interval of Panthera tigris isolate Pti1 chromosome E3, P.tigris_Pti1_mat1.1, whole genome shotgun sequence harbors:
- the LITAFD gene encoding lITAF domain-containing protein isoform X3: MPRMGPAIPVQSICHYCGNRIVTVTTPVPGVLTWLLCTGLFVFGCFLGCCFLPFCMDSLMDVKHTCPVCQQELFCYHRL; encoded by the exons ATGCCTAGGATGGGCCCTGCCATCCCGGTACAGTCCATATGTCACTACTGTGGGAACCGCATTGTAACAGTGACCACCCCGGTCCCAGGGGTTCTCACCTGGCTGCTGTGTACAGGTCTTTTTGTGTTTGG GTGCTTCCTGGGCTGCTGCTTCCTCCCCTTCTGTATGGACAGCTTGATGGACGTGAAGCACACGTGCCCCGTGTGCCAGCAAGAGCTCTTCTGCTACCACCGCCTGTGA
- the CARHSP1 gene encoding calcium-regulated heat-stable protein 1 isoform X2 — protein MSSEPPPPPQPPTHQASVGLLDSQRARDRSPSPLRGNVVPSPLPTRRTRTFSATVRASQGPVYKGVCKCFCRSKGHGFITPADGGPDIFLHISDVEGEYVPVEGDEVTYKMCSIPPKNEKLQAVEVVITHLAPGTKHETWSGHVVSS, from the exons ATGTCATCTGAGCCACCTCCACCGCCACAGCCCCCAACACACCAGGCTTCGGTCGGGCTGCTGGACAGCCAGCGGGCCCGAGATCGGTCACCGTCCCCTCTCCGGGGCAACGTGGTCCCGAGCCCGCTGCCCACCCGCCGGACGAGGACCTTCTCGGC GACGGTGCGGGCTTCGCAAGGTCCTGTCTACAAAGGAGTCTGCAAATGCTTCTGTCGATCCAAGGGCCACGGCTTCATTACCCCGGCCGATGGTGGCCCCGACATCTTCCTGCACATTTCTGA cgTGGAGGGGGAGTATGTCCCCGTGGAAGGCGACGAGGTCACCTATAAGATGTGCTCCATCCCCCCCAAGAACGAGAAGCTGCAGGCCGTGGAGGTGGTCATCACCCATCTGGCCCCGGGCACCAAGCACGAGACCTGGTCCGGCCACGTCGTCAGCTCCTAG
- the CARHSP1 gene encoding calcium-regulated heat-stable protein 1 isoform X1 produces MSAMSSEPPPPPQPPTHQASVGLLDSQRARDRSPSPLRGNVVPSPLPTRRTRTFSATVRASQGPVYKGVCKCFCRSKGHGFITPADGGPDIFLHISDVEGEYVPVEGDEVTYKMCSIPPKNEKLQAVEVVITHLAPGTKHETWSGHVVSS; encoded by the exons AT GTCAGCCATGTCATCTGAGCCACCTCCACCGCCACAGCCCCCAACACACCAGGCTTCGGTCGGGCTGCTGGACAGCCAGCGGGCCCGAGATCGGTCACCGTCCCCTCTCCGGGGCAACGTGGTCCCGAGCCCGCTGCCCACCCGCCGGACGAGGACCTTCTCGGC GACGGTGCGGGCTTCGCAAGGTCCTGTCTACAAAGGAGTCTGCAAATGCTTCTGTCGATCCAAGGGCCACGGCTTCATTACCCCGGCCGATGGTGGCCCCGACATCTTCCTGCACATTTCTGA cgTGGAGGGGGAGTATGTCCCCGTGGAAGGCGACGAGGTCACCTATAAGATGTGCTCCATCCCCCCCAAGAACGAGAAGCTGCAGGCCGTGGAGGTGGTCATCACCCATCTGGCCCCGGGCACCAAGCACGAGACCTGGTCCGGCCACGTCGTCAGCTCCTAG
- the LITAFD gene encoding lITAF domain-containing protein isoform X1, which translates to MHITMAVPPEPGPGRGTRQAGTLAQGHPGLAMGTPDKHSAAQSLEPAAAGIPLLEQNTSRTPRWNHSQEPPRPRPPPPPGPWPPRVQRPPPIYVQGPPAIHPALFTRMPRMGPAIPVQSICHYCGNRIVTVTTPVPGVLTWLLCTGLFVFGCFLGCCFLPFCMDSLMDVKHTCPVCQQELFCYHRL; encoded by the exons ATGCACATCACAATGGCTGTTCCACctgagccaggccctgggagAGGCACCAGGCAGGCAGGCACTCTGGCCCAAGGGCACCCAGGCCTCGCCATGGGGACTCCAGATAAGCACTCTgctgctcagagcttggaacccgCCGCTGCTGGGATACCGTTGCTGGAACAAAACACGTCCAGGACACCAAGATGGAACCATTCCCAGG agcctcctcgtcctcgtccccctcctcctcctggtccTTGGCCTCCAAGAGTTCAAAGGCCCCCTCCAATATATGTCCAAGGCCCCCCGGCCATTCACCCGG cTCTGTTCACCAGAATGCCTAGGATGGGCCCTGCCATCCCGGTACAGTCCATATGTCACTACTGTGGGAACCGCATTGTAACAGTGACCACCCCGGTCCCAGGGGTTCTCACCTGGCTGCTGTGTACAGGTCTTTTTGTGTTTGG GTGCTTCCTGGGCTGCTGCTTCCTCCCCTTCTGTATGGACAGCTTGATGGACGTGAAGCACACGTGCCCCGTGTGCCAGCAAGAGCTCTTCTGCTACCACCGCCTGTGA
- the LITAFD gene encoding lITAF domain-containing protein isoform X2, producing the protein MHITMAVPPEPGPGRGTRQAGTLAQGHPGLAMGTPDKHSAAQSLEPAAAGIPLLEQNTSRTPRWNHSQEPPRPRPPPPPGPWPPRVQRPPPIYVQGPPAIHPALFTRMPRMGPAIPVQSICHYCGNRIVTVTTPVPGVLTWLLCTGLFVFGLMDVKHTCPVCQQELFCYHRL; encoded by the exons ATGCACATCACAATGGCTGTTCCACctgagccaggccctgggagAGGCACCAGGCAGGCAGGCACTCTGGCCCAAGGGCACCCAGGCCTCGCCATGGGGACTCCAGATAAGCACTCTgctgctcagagcttggaacccgCCGCTGCTGGGATACCGTTGCTGGAACAAAACACGTCCAGGACACCAAGATGGAACCATTCCCAGG agcctcctcgtcctcgtccccctcctcctcctggtccTTGGCCTCCAAGAGTTCAAAGGCCCCCTCCAATATATGTCCAAGGCCCCCCGGCCATTCACCCGG cTCTGTTCACCAGAATGCCTAGGATGGGCCCTGCCATCCCGGTACAGTCCATATGTCACTACTGTGGGAACCGCATTGTAACAGTGACCACCCCGGTCCCAGGGGTTCTCACCTGGCTGCTGTGTACAGGTCTTTTTGTGTTTGG CTTGATGGACGTGAAGCACACGTGCCCCGTGTGCCAGCAAGAGCTCTTCTGCTACCACCGCCTGTGA